CTCCCCCGCGAAGTACTCCGCCAGCTGTCGCCGTGCCGCCGGGTGGGCGGCGTCGTCGCGCTGCCCGAACCCCGCCACGTCCGGCACGTGGCGGCCCTGGTGCATGTACAGCCCGCTCAGCGCGTCGTCCTCGCCCACGAGGGTCAGGGGGCCGATCGGTGAGTCGACGAGCGCGTACGTCATGGTTCCTCCTCGGTGCTCACACCGTAGACGTCCCGGGCGCGGATTCGGTGAGGTGCTGGGCGGCAGGGGATGATGGCAGGCGAGAGCCGGACCGGTAAGGAGGCGCGGTGAGCGGCCACACGCACGACCATGCGGAAGCCAACCGCACCCGCCTGGCGATCGCCTTCGGCATCACCGCCACGGTGCTCGTGGCGGAGGTGGTCGGGGCGTGGTGGACCGGCAGCCTGGCACTGCTGGTGGATGCCACCCACATGCTCACCGACACCGCGGGACTGGGGCTGGCGCTCGTCGCGGCCTCGCTGATGCTGCGCCCGCCGACCTCCCGCCGCACCTGGGGATTCCGCCGGGCCGAGGTGCTGGCCGCGGCCGCCCAGGCCACCTTGCTGCTCGCCGTCGGGGTCTACGCGCTCATCGAGGGCGTCCGCCGGCTGATGGACCCGCCGGACGTGCCGGCCACCGGGCTGCTCGTGTTCGGGGTGATCGGCCTGCTGGCCAACCTGGTCGCCATGGCGGTCCTGGCCGGCGGGCGGTCCGCGAGCCTGAACCTGCGGGCCGCGTTCCTCGAGGTGGTCAACGACGCGCTCGGCTCGGCCGCCGTCATCGTCAGTGCCGTCGTCATCGCCGCGACCGGGTGGACGCGCGCCGACGCCGTCGCCGCCCTCGTGATCGCGGCCCTGATCCTCCCGCGCACCCTGATGCTGCTGCGCGAGAGCACCAGCGTGCTGCTCGAGTCCACACCCCGGGGGCTGGACCTCGACGACGTCCGGGCCCACCTCCTGGCCGTGCCGCACGTGCGCGCGGTGCACGACCTGCACGCCTCGCAGATCGCCTCCGGCCTGCCGGTGCTCACCGCGCACGTGGTCATCGACGACGACTGCTTCCGCGACGGGCACGCCGCCGAGCTGCTCGGCCAGCTGCAGAGCTGCGTGGCCGAGCACTTCCCGGTGAGCGTGGCGCACTCCACGTTCCAGCTCGAGCCGGTCGATCACCGCCCGCACGAGGGGCACGTGCATCCCTGACGGCGGCGCTCCGTCCGGTGTGGCCGGCCCGTGCGTCAGAGTTCGAGCGTCAGAGTTCGAGCGTCAGAGCTCGTGAATCACAGCCAGCGGTGCATCACGTGCAGGCCCACGTAGCTGCCGTCCGGACGGCGGAACGCACCCGGGACGGTGCCGACGATCGAGAACCCGAGCGATTGCCACAGCCCGACCGCGCGCTCGTTGGACGACACGACCGCGTTGAAGACCACCGCCCGGTACCCGTCGGCGCGGGCGGCGGCAAGGACGTGCTCTGCGAGCGCGCGGGCGATCCCCTTGCCGGCGTGGCCGCCGTCGACCATGAAGCCCGCGTTGGCGACGTCGGCCGCACCCCCGCCGTAGTTGGGGTGCGTCTCGGCGGTGCCGACCACCTCGCCGTCGAGCATGGCGACCACCGTGCGACCCGGCAGACGCTCGTGCAGCCACTTCACCCGGAGGGTGCGCTCGTCGGTGTCGGTGTCCCAGGTGTAGGTCTCACCGGCGCGGACCACCGGTTCCATCACGGACCAGATGCGCGGCCAGTCCGCCGCCGTGGCCTCGCGGATCTCCATGGCCGGGAGGATAGCGGGGCGGGAGACGCTTCCCGCCGAGGAAAAACCCAAACTCACGCGCGCCGTCGGATAAGGGACGCGTCCGGGGGATAGCCTCAAGCAGTGAGGATCTTCGATGGGGACGCCGGCCGCGTGGCCATCATCTTCCCTGGGGCTGGTTACACCCCCGACCGCCCCCTGCTGCACTACGCCCGCACGATCGTGCGCGACGCCGGTTGGTCCGGTCGGGACGTGTGGTGGCCGGAGCTGCCGGACGAGGGCAGCGACGCCCTCGGCACGATGGTGCGCGACATCGCGTGGCGCGAGCTCCACTCCAACGCCTCTCCCACCCAGCGCCTGGTGATCGGCAAGTCGCTGGGCAGCCTGACGGCGCCGCTCGCCGCGGACCTGAACGTCCCCGGCATCTGGCTCACCCCGTTCATGCGCAACCCCGACGTGCTCGACGGTCTCGTTCGCCAGCAGGCGCCCACCCTGCTCATAGGGGGCACCGCGGACCGGCTCTGGGACGGCGACGCCGCCCGCCGCACCGGGCACCAGGTGCTCGAGATCGAAGGTGCGAACCACAGCCTGGAGTTCGCCGGGGACGCTCGCCGCTCCGTGACCGCCCTGGCCGACGTGGTGGCGGCCATGGCGCAGTTCGTCGCCGAGCTCGACCCGGCCTGACCTGCTGGTCTGCCCTCCCCTTCCCGCCGGCCTCATCCGCCGGCGTGAGGCGGCCCTCACGCACCATAACTACGCTGAGGCCCACGCCAGCCACCGGAGGAATCATGGGGAAGCACGGCATCATCGTCGATCCCGACGAGGCCCGCGAGCCGTTCGTGCTCGCGCTCGATGTGGGCTCGACGGCGTCGCGCGGCGGCCTCTACGACGCCGCCGGACGGCCGGTGCGCGGCCTCCGTCACAAGGTGCCGCACCAGTTCGCCACCGCCGCGGACGGGACGGCGGAGATCGACCCCGAGCAGGTGGTCTCGGAGCTGGCCGAGATCATCAACGCAGTGACAAGCCGCCGTCCCGGGCTCCGTGTCGCCGGCGTCGCGCTGGACACCTTCGCCTCCTCGCTCGTCGGGGTCGACGACGCGGGCACCGCCCTGACCCCCTGCTACACCTACGCCGACTCCCGCTGCGCGCCCCAGCTGCGCACCCTGCGCGCCGAGCTCGACGAGCCCGTGATCCAGCAGCGCACCGGCACCCGCCTGCACACGAGCTACCTGCCCGCGCGGCTGCGGTGGTTGCGCGAGACCGCCCCGGCCGTCTTCGCCCGCACCTCACGCTGGCTCTCGCTCGGGGAGTTCGTGCACCTGCGGCTGCTCGGCACGGCCGCCGTCGGGACCTCCACGGCGGCGTGGACCGGCATGCTCGACCGGCGCACCGGAGTGTGGGATGCCGAGATGCTTGCCGTCGCGGGCGTCGACGCGGCACAGCTCTCCCAGATCCACGACCCGGACCGCCCCCTCGAAGACCACGGCGGAGCCGGCGGGCGGTGGCCGGCGCTCGCGGACGCCGTCTGGCTCGCCCCCGTCACCGACGGCTTCGCCAGCAACATCGGCATCGGCGCGGCCGACGAGTCCACCATCGCGGCGGCAGCGGCGACCTCCGGCGCCATGCGGGTGATGCTGCACGGCCACCCCGAGACCATCCCCGCCGGCCTCTGGAGCTACCGGGTGGACTCCTCGCGCACCCTGCTCGGCGGCGCGCTCAACGACGTCGGCCGGGTGGTCAGCTGGCTGGAGCACACCCTCGCACTCGACGAACGTGACACCGCCGCGCTCGACCGGGACGCGACCCTGCTCGCGGACCCGGACGCCGCCGCACCGGTGGTGCTGCCCTACCTCACCGGCGAGCGCAGCACGGGGTGGGCCGCCGACGCCCGTGCCCTCTTCGCCGACGTCTCCGCCGCGACGACGGCGCCACTGCTCTACCGCGGCGCCATGGAGGGCGTGGCACTCGCCTACGCGCGGGTCGCCGAGCAGCTCAAGAAGGCGGGCGGGCGCCCCCAGCGGATCCTCGCGGGCGGCCGGGTGACCACGGACCGACCCGGCTGGCTGCAGATCCTCGCGGACGTGCTGGGCGCGCCGGTGGAACAGGTCACGATGAAGCGGACCACCATGCACGGCACCGCGCTGCTCGCGCTGGACGTCGTGGCCCCCGGGGTGGAGCGTGCCGCCGTCGAGATCGGTGCCTCGTACGAGCCGCAGACCAGCCGCGCCGCGTACTACGAGGACCGGGCCGCGAGGTACCAACGCCTGTACGACGCGGTCGTCGCGCCGCACCACTGAGCGTCACCGTCCCCGGCTCACCGGCAGCCGCTCGGCTCCGCCGGGCCCGGCTCACCCCGACGGCGCGCTACGCCGTCTCGAAGGTGTAGCCCATCCCCGGCTGGGTAAGGATGTGGCGCGGGTGGGCGGGATCCGCCTCCAGCTTGCGGCGCAGCTGGGCGGTGTAGACCCGGAGGTACCCGGTCTCGGTGCCGTAGCCGGGCCCCCACACCTGCTGCAGGAGCTCACGACGGCCGACAAGCTTGCCCCGATTGCGCACGAGGACCTCGACGATGGCCCACTCGGTCGGCGTCAGACGTACCTCCTCGCCGGCGCGCAGCACGCGGCGCCGCGCCAGGTCGATGGTGAGCTCTCCCGCCTCGATGACGGCCTCGGAGGCGTCCCCCGGGGCAGCCCGCCGGACCGCGGCCCGAAGCCGGGCGAGCAGCTCGTTCATCGCGAACGGCTTGGTCACGTAGTCATCGGCACCGGCGTCGAGCGCCCCGACCTTGTCCTCACCGTGCTGGCGCGCGGAGAGGACGACGATCGGCACCCGGCTCCAGCCGCGGATGCCTGCGATGACGTCCATGCCGCTGAGATCGGGCAACCCGAGGTCGAGCAGGACGACGTCGGGGTGCCAGCTCGCCGCGAGGTCGAGGGCGCGCCGCCCGTTGGCCGCCGTCGCTACGTCCCAGTCGTGGGCCCGCAGGTTGATGGCCAGCGCATGGACGAGGCCGGGTTCGTCGTCGACGACGAGCACTCGGGGATCGCTCATGGTGTGCCCTGTGCGAGGGGGACGCTGAGCACCATGGTGAGCCCGCCGCCCGGGGTGTCCTCGGCCCGGATCGATGCACCCACGGCGGTAGCCAGCCCGTCCGCCACGGCCAGCCCGAGACCTAGGCCGCCGGGAGCGGAGTCGCCGAGCCGCTGGAACGGCTCGAACATGTGCGCCTTGCGGTCCTCGGTCAGCCCGGGGCCGTGGTCGACCACACGCAGCTCCATCCGCCCGCCGGCCGCCGCGGCGGCGAGCCGCACCGGTGCGCCGCCCGAGTGGCGCACCGCGTTGGAGACGACGTTGGCGACCACGCGCTCGAGCAGGCCCGGGTCGGTGCACACCAGCGGCAGCGTGTCCGCCATGTCGAGGCGCACGACCCCGGGGTCGAACCCGTCGGTGGCCAGCGGGACGATCTCATCGAGGCTCGCGCGTCGAAGGACCGGCCGGACGCTCCCGGTCTGCAGTCGGGAGAGGTCGAGAAGGTTGTCGATGAGCCGCTCGAGCCGGGCAGTGGCCGCGACGAGTGTGGCGACCAGCTCGTCGGTGTCCCCGGCGCTGAGGCGGACGTCGCCCGAGAGCAGTCCGTCCAGCGCGGCGCGGATAGTGGCCAGCGGGGTGCGCAGGTCGTGGGAGACGGCGGCGAGGAGCGCGGTCCGCGCGGCCTCGGCCTGCTCCAGGACGCGGGCCTGCTCGGCCTGCTCACGCAGCCGGCGGTGCTCCAGCAGCGCGCCGGCCTGCGCGGCGAACGCCTCGAGGACCCGGCGGTCCCGGGCCAGGACGCGCCCGGTCAGCGCGAGCACCCGGCGCTCGTCGACGCGGACCACCGCGTCGGCCTCCTCCGGCGCGCCGACACCGGTGCCAGCCGTCGCGAGGGTGCGCCACCGAGGGCCCGCGGCCGAGGTCCCGGCCGCGACCTCCGTCTCGGCATCGAGCAGCGCGGCACCGGCGAGGCCAAACGTCTCCCGCAGCCGCGCCACCAGCACCGCAGCGGTGTCGTCGCCGAGCACGGAACGGGACAGCTCGGCGAGCGCCGAGGCTTCAGCTCGGGCGCGGAACGCCTGAAGGGTCCGTCGTCCGGCCAGGTCCACCACGGAGGCCACGGCCACCGCCACGGCGAGGAAGACGACGAGGGCCAGGACGTTCTCGCTGTCGGCGATGAGGAGCTGCCCGGTCGGGGGCGTGAAGAAGTAGTTCAGCAACACGAAGCCGAGCAGCGCGCTGCCGACGGCCGGCGCGAGACCGCCGACGATGGCCACCGCCACGGTGAGGGCGAGGAACAGCAACACCTCGATGGGCAGCCCCACCGCCGCGTGCAAGAGACGCAGCAGCACGGTCAGCGCGGCCGGGCCGACCACCGCCAGCAACCAGCCGGCGACCACGCGCCGCGCTGACAGCGGACTCTCGCGGGCGGCCCGGCGCCGCCCGGGGCGCCGTGGGAGCGGCACCAGCTGCACATCGATCGCACCGGCACGCCGCGCCACGGCGAGCCCGGTGCTCGGCGCGAGCGCCTGACGCAGCCGCCCCGCCGCCGGCAGGCCGACGACGACCATCTCCGCACCGACGGCACCCGCGAAGTCCGCCACCGCCGTCGCGACGTCGTCACCGATGACGGTGTGGAAGCCGGCCCCGAGCCGCTCGACCTCCCCGCGCAGCGTCGCCAGGGCGGCGGGCGCGGCCCCCGGGCGGCCGTCCTGCGTGAGCACGTGGACCACCTGAAGCTCGGCCGGGGCGCCCGCGAGCTGCGCGCCCCGGCGCACCAGGGTCGCGCTGTCCGGGTCGCCGGCGACCGCGACGACGACGCGGGCTGTCGTCACGGTCCCATTGTCGCCCGGCACGGCCCAAGACCGGCCCCCTTCCGACCCCTCCACCGGTGCCGGCGGCAGCAGCGTTGTCACGCGGTCCCCCGGCGCGCCCCGTCTGCGCCCGGGTGTGCCGGCCGGTCGAGGCGGTCCTCCTCGTGCAGCTGGAAGGGGACCGACGCCATGACCACCCCGGGCGTAAACAGCAGCCGGGCCTTGAGGCGCAGGGCGCTCTGGTTGTGCAGCGCCTGCTCCCACCAGTGGCTGACCACGTACTCGGGCACGAAGACGACGACGAGGTCGCGCGGGGCCTCCCACCGCACGGAGCGGACGTAGTCCACCACCGGCCGGGTGATCTCCCGGAACGGGGAGCCGAGCACCGTGAGCGGGACCGGGATCTCGAACTCCTCCCACGCCTGGCGCAGGGCGGCCGTCTCGTCCGAGTCGATGTTCACCGTCAGGGCCTCGAGCGTCGTCGGTCGGGTGGCGCGGGCGTAGGCGATGGCCCGCATGGCGGGCTCGTGCAGCTTGGAGACGAGGACGATGCCGTGCACCCGCGGCGGCAGGGCACGGGACACGGAGGGGTCGAGGACGGTGATGTCGCGCGAAACGCCCTCGTAGTGCCGGGCGATGCCGCGCATGCCGAGGAAGAGCACCGCCATGAGCAGGACTGCGATCCAGGCGCCGTGGGTGAACTTCGTGACGAGCACGATGACGAGCACCACCGAGGTGAGGACCCCACCGAAGGTGTTGATCGCGCGTGACCGGCGCATGTGGGCCCGGACCTGCCGGTCCCGCTCGCCGAGCAGGTGCCGGCCCCAGTGCCGCACCATCCCGAACTGACTGAGGGTGAAGGAGACGAACACCCCGACGATGTAGAGCTGGATGAGCCGGGTGACCTCGGCACCGAAGGCGATGATGAAGGCGCAGGCCCCGGCGGCCAGCAGGACGATGCCGTTGGAGAAGGCCAGCCGATCGCCCCGGGTGTGCATCTGGCGGGGCAGGAGGCCGTCGCGGGCGAGGACCGAGCCGAGCGCCGGGAAGCCGTTGAAGGCCGTGTTCGCGGCGAGCACGAGGATGAACCCTGTGGTGATCGTGACGAGGACGAACAGCACCGGCACGCCGTGGAAGACGGTCGCAGCGATCTGGCTGATCACCGGGTCCTGGGCGTAGCCGTGCCCCACCGGCCGGCCGTGAAGGAGCAGCTGGGTGGCAGGGTCCTGGGCGAACCGCAGGCCGGTCGCACCTGCCAGCAAAAGGATCGACATGAGCATGGTCGCGGCGATGAGGCCCAGGAGAAGCAGCGTCGTCGCCGCGTTGCGGGACTTCGGACGGCGGAACGCCGGCACCCCGTTGCTCACGGCCTCGATGCCGGTCAGGGCCGCGGAGCCGGACGAGAACGCCCGCAGCACGAGGAAGCCTCCGGCAAGCCCGGTCAGGCCCTGGCTGAACGCGGCGTTCGGGGCGATCGTGAAGCTGGCCGAGGCGGCGGTGTGCATCGTCCCGGTGACCAGCTGCCACACGCCGACGAGGAGCATCAGGCCGATCGACCCGATGAAGGCGTACACGGGGACAGCGAACGCGGTGCCCGACTCGCGCACGCCCCGCAGGTTGAGCACCGCCAGCACGACGACGACCGCTACGCCGAGCACGACCTCGTGCCCGCGGGCGGCCGGAATGGCCGCGGCCAGGTACTGCATCCCGGAGGAGACCGACACCGCCACGGTGAGCACGTAGTCCACGAGGAGCGCGCTGGCCACCACCATGCCCGCCCGGGCACCGAGGTTCTCCCGCACGACGGCATACCCGCCCCCGCCTGAGGGGTAGGCATGCACCGTCTGCCGGTAGGAGGCGACCACCGCCATCATGACGACGACAACGGCCACGCCCACCCAGGGCGCCAGTGTCACGGCGGCCATCCCGGCGAGGGAGAGGGTCAGCAGGATCTCGTCGGGGGCGTACGCCACAGACGAGAGCGCGTCGGAGGCGAACACGGGCAGGGCGATGCGCTTGGGCAGCAGCGTGGCATTCAACCGCTCGCTACGCACCGGCCGGCCCACAAGGGCCCGCTTGACGAGATCGGGGACGCTCTGGACTGCGGCCATGCTGCCGTTGTGTCACATCCGGGACTGCCCGACGGCGTTGCTACCGGGATCCTGACACCCGCCCGCCGGATCCTGACGGAGTCTTGACACGCCGCCCTGGTCTGCGCCGATCATCCGCGGCGGAGCGCTTGGGGGTTCAGTGACATGACCTCGGCCGGTCCCTGGTGGCCCAGGCCCGAGACCCCGGGCGAGATGACATCTCACGGAGAAGATGACATCTCGCCGGGATGCGGCGGTTCAGCTGCAGCCGGAGGTCGACCCGCAGTTCTCGCACACGTAGCAGCTGCCGGCGGGGCGCATCTTCGTCCCGCAGGACATGCACAACGGCGCGTCGGCGTGCTGGCCCTGCTGCAGCTCGAGCAGCTCGGCGGAGGAGTGCGCCGGTGAGGGCACGGCAGCGTCGACCCCCGCGGTCTGGTTCAAGGTCTCCAGCTCGGCCGCGACGTCGCTCGCGTCGTCGTAGGCACCGCTCTCCTCGTAGGAGCCGGTCTCGGCGTACCGCTTGCGCTCCGCGGTCGTGTGGATGCCCATGCCGGCCCGGGTCTCGTAGGGCAGGTAGTCCAGGGCGAGGCGCCGGAAGATGTAGTCCACGATCGACTGCGCCATCCGGATGTCCGGGTCGTCGGTCATGCCCGCCGGCTCGAAGCGCAGGTTGGTGAACTTCTGGATGAAGATCTCCAGCGGCACCCCGTGCTGCAGCCCGATGGAGACGGCGATCGAGAAGGCGTCCATGACCCCCGCCAGGGTGGAACCCTGCTTGCCGAGCTTGAGGAAGACCTCGCCCAGGCCGTCGTCTGGGTACGACCCCGCGGTCATGTAGCCCTCGGCCCCACCGACCCGGAACGAGGTGGTGATCGAGGGGCGGGACTTGGGCAGGCGGCGGCGGACCGCGCGCTGGGGCTCGGTGGGCTCCGCCGTCGGCGCGGGCTTCTCGGCCTTCTTGGCAGCCTTGCCGTCGGAGAGCGGCTGGCCGACCTTGCAGTTGTCGCGGTAGACCGCCAGGGCCTTCAGGCCGAGCTTCCAGCCGTCGAAGTAGACCTGCTCGATGTCCTCCACGGTGGCCGTCTCGGGCAGGTTGACCGTCTTGGAGATCGCGCCGGAGAGGAACGGCTGGACGGTGGCCATCATCTGCACGTGCCCCGTGGGCGCGATGGAGCGCCGGCCCATGGCGGTGTCGAAGACCTCGTAGTGCTCGAGCTTGAGTCCCGGTGCGTCGACGACGTGCCCGTGGTTCGCGATGTGCTCGACGATCGCCTCGACCGTCTCCTCGGCGTATCCCAGCCGCCGCAGCGCGCGGGGCACGGTCTGGTTGACGATCTGCATCGAACCGCCACCGACGAGCTTCTTGAACTTCACCAGCGAGAAGTCGGGCTCGATGCCGGTGGTGTCGCAGTCCATCATGAAGCCGATGGTCCCGGTCGGTGCGAGCAGCGAGGCCTGCGCGTTGCGCCAGCCGCCGGCCTCGCCGAGCTTGAGGCCGGTGCGCCACTGCTCGAGGGCGGCGGTGCGGATGGCGGCGTCCATCGCGTTGACGGTGCGCAGGGCGTCGTTGGCCGCGGCGTGCTTGCGCATGACCCGCTGGTGCGCCTCGGCGTTGCGGGCGTAACCGTCGTAGGCGCCCAGGACCCCGGCGAGCTCGGCGGAGCGCCGGTACGCCGTGGCCGTCATGAGCGAGGTGATGGCCGCGGCCAGCGCCCGGCCGCCGTCGGAGTCGTAGCCGTGGCCGGTGGCCATGAGCAGGGCGCCGAGGTTGGCGTAGCCGATGCCGAGCTGGCGGAAGGCGCGGGTGGTCTCGGCGATCGCCTCGGTGGGGAAGTCGGCGAAGCTGATGGAGATGTCCATCGCGGTGATCACGAGCTCGACGACGGCGACGAACCGTTCGGCGTCGAAGGTGTCGTCCTCGCGCAGGAACTTCAGCAGGTTGATCGAGGAGAGGTTGCACGAGGAGTTGTCCAGGTGCAGGTATTCGCTGCACGGGTTCGAGGCGGTGATGCGACCCGACTCCGGGCTGGTGTGCCAGTCGTTGATGGTGTCGTCGTACTGCAGGCCCGGGTCGGCGCACTCCCAGGCCGCCTGGGAGATCTTCCGGAAGAGCTGCTTGGCGTCGACGGTCTCCACCACGTGGCCGTCCTGGCGGGCCTTGAGGTCGAACGTGC
This window of the Georgenia yuyongxinii genome carries:
- a CDS encoding cation diffusion facilitator family transporter, whose protein sequence is MSGHTHDHAEANRTRLAIAFGITATVLVAEVVGAWWTGSLALLVDATHMLTDTAGLGLALVAASLMLRPPTSRRTWGFRRAEVLAAAAQATLLLAVGVYALIEGVRRLMDPPDVPATGLLVFGVIGLLANLVAMAVLAGGRSASLNLRAAFLEVVNDALGSAAVIVSAVVIAATGWTRADAVAALVIAALILPRTLMLLRESTSVLLESTPRGLDLDDVRAHLLAVPHVRAVHDLHASQIASGLPVLTAHVVIDDDCFRDGHAAELLGQLQSCVAEHFPVSVAHSTFQLEPVDHRPHEGHVHP
- a CDS encoding GNAT family N-acetyltransferase yields the protein MEIREATAADWPRIWSVMEPVVRAGETYTWDTDTDERTLRVKWLHERLPGRTVVAMLDGEVVGTAETHPNYGGGAADVANAGFMVDGGHAGKGIARALAEHVLAAARADGYRAVVFNAVVSSNERAVGLWQSLGFSIVGTVPGAFRRPDGSYVGLHVMHRWL
- a CDS encoding alpha/beta fold hydrolase, which gives rise to MRIFDGDAGRVAIIFPGAGYTPDRPLLHYARTIVRDAGWSGRDVWWPELPDEGSDALGTMVRDIAWRELHSNASPTQRLVIGKSLGSLTAPLAADLNVPGIWLTPFMRNPDVLDGLVRQQAPTLLIGGTADRLWDGDAARRTGHQVLEIEGANHSLEFAGDARRSVTALADVVAAMAQFVAELDPA
- a CDS encoding gluconokinase; translation: MGKHGIIVDPDEAREPFVLALDVGSTASRGGLYDAAGRPVRGLRHKVPHQFATAADGTAEIDPEQVVSELAEIINAVTSRRPGLRVAGVALDTFASSLVGVDDAGTALTPCYTYADSRCAPQLRTLRAELDEPVIQQRTGTRLHTSYLPARLRWLRETAPAVFARTSRWLSLGEFVHLRLLGTAAVGTSTAAWTGMLDRRTGVWDAEMLAVAGVDAAQLSQIHDPDRPLEDHGGAGGRWPALADAVWLAPVTDGFASNIGIGAADESTIAAAAATSGAMRVMLHGHPETIPAGLWSYRVDSSRTLLGGALNDVGRVVSWLEHTLALDERDTAALDRDATLLADPDAAAPVVLPYLTGERSTGWAADARALFADVSAATTAPLLYRGAMEGVALAYARVAEQLKKAGGRPQRILAGGRVTTDRPGWLQILADVLGAPVEQVTMKRTTMHGTALLALDVVAPGVERAAVEIGASYEPQTSRAAYYEDRAARYQRLYDAVVAPHH
- a CDS encoding response regulator, whose amino-acid sequence is MSDPRVLVVDDEPGLVHALAINLRAHDWDVATAANGRRALDLAASWHPDVVLLDLGLPDLSGMDVIAGIRGWSRVPIVVLSARQHGEDKVGALDAGADDYVTKPFAMNELLARLRAAVRRAAPGDASEAVIEAGELTIDLARRRVLRAGEEVRLTPTEWAIVEVLVRNRGKLVGRRELLQQVWGPGYGTETGYLRVYTAQLRRKLEADPAHPRHILTQPGMGYTFETA
- a CDS encoding DUF4118 domain-containing protein, producing MTTARVVVAVAGDPDSATLVRRGAQLAGAPAELQVVHVLTQDGRPGAAPAALATLRGEVERLGAGFHTVIGDDVATAVADFAGAVGAEMVVVGLPAAGRLRQALAPSTGLAVARRAGAIDVQLVPLPRRPGRRRAARESPLSARRVVAGWLLAVVGPAALTVLLRLLHAAVGLPIEVLLFLALTVAVAIVGGLAPAVGSALLGFVLLNYFFTPPTGQLLIADSENVLALVVFLAVAVAVASVVDLAGRRTLQAFRARAEASALAELSRSVLGDDTAAVLVARLRETFGLAGAALLDAETEVAAGTSAAGPRWRTLATAGTGVGAPEEADAVVRVDERRVLALTGRVLARDRRVLEAFAAQAGALLEHRRLREQAEQARVLEQAEAARTALLAAVSHDLRTPLATIRAALDGLLSGDVRLSAGDTDELVATLVAATARLERLIDNLLDLSRLQTGSVRPVLRRASLDEIVPLATDGFDPGVVRLDMADTLPLVCTDPGLLERVVANVVSNAVRHSGGAPVRLAAAAAGGRMELRVVDHGPGLTEDRKAHMFEPFQRLGDSAPGGLGLGLAVADGLATAVGASIRAEDTPGGGLTMVLSVPLAQGTP
- a CDS encoding APC family permease yields the protein MAAVQSVPDLVKRALVGRPVRSERLNATLLPKRIALPVFASDALSSVAYAPDEILLTLSLAGMAAVTLAPWVGVAVVVVMMAVVASYRQTVHAYPSGGGGYAVVRENLGARAGMVVASALLVDYVLTVAVSVSSGMQYLAAAIPAARGHEVVLGVAVVVVLAVLNLRGVRESGTAFAVPVYAFIGSIGLMLLVGVWQLVTGTMHTAASASFTIAPNAAFSQGLTGLAGGFLVLRAFSSGSAALTGIEAVSNGVPAFRRPKSRNAATTLLLLGLIAATMLMSILLLAGATGLRFAQDPATQLLLHGRPVGHGYAQDPVISQIAATVFHGVPVLFVLVTITTGFILVLAANTAFNGFPALGSVLARDGLLPRQMHTRGDRLAFSNGIVLLAAGACAFIIAFGAEVTRLIQLYIVGVFVSFTLSQFGMVRHWGRHLLGERDRQVRAHMRRSRAINTFGGVLTSVVLVIVLVTKFTHGAWIAVLLMAVLFLGMRGIARHYEGVSRDITVLDPSVSRALPPRVHGIVLVSKLHEPAMRAIAYARATRPTTLEALTVNIDSDETAALRQAWEEFEIPVPLTVLGSPFREITRPVVDYVRSVRWEAPRDLVVVFVPEYVVSHWWEQALHNQSALRLKARLLFTPGVVMASVPFQLHEEDRLDRPAHPGADGARRGTA
- a CDS encoding vitamin B12-dependent ribonucleotide reductase; amino-acid sequence: MSVTPASGRKASARTSKAKGLAIPRVFSTAGAHPYDEVEWERRDIVQTNWKTGETIFEQRGTEFPASWSVNASTIVATKYFRGAVGSDAREQSLRQLIDRVVSTYTRAGTEYGYFATEDDAAVFSDELTWLLLNQYFAFNSPVWFNVGTPAPQQVSACFILSVDDTMDSILNWYREEGMIFKGGSGAGLNLSRIRSSKELLSSGGNASGPISFMRGADASAGTIKSGGATRRAAKMVVLDVDHPDIEEFVETKAREEDKIRALREAGFDMDLGGKDIVSVQYQNANNSVRVSDEFMRAVEDGGTFDLKARQDGHVVETVDAKQLFRKISQAAWECADPGLQYDDTINDWHTSPESGRITASNPCSEYLHLDNSSCNLSSINLLKFLREDDTFDAERFVAVVELVITAMDISISFADFPTEAIAETTRAFRQLGIGYANLGALLMATGHGYDSDGGRALAAAITSLMTATAYRRSAELAGVLGAYDGYARNAEAHQRVMRKHAAANDALRTVNAMDAAIRTAALEQWRTGLKLGEAGGWRNAQASLLAPTGTIGFMMDCDTTGIEPDFSLVKFKKLVGGGSMQIVNQTVPRALRRLGYAEETVEAIVEHIANHGHVVDAPGLKLEHYEVFDTAMGRRSIAPTGHVQMMATVQPFLSGAISKTVNLPETATVEDIEQVYFDGWKLGLKALAVYRDNCKVGQPLSDGKAAKKAEKPAPTAEPTEPQRAVRRRLPKSRPSITTSFRVGGAEGYMTAGSYPDDGLGEVFLKLGKQGSTLAGVMDAFSIAVSIGLQHGVPLEIFIQKFTNLRFEPAGMTDDPDIRMAQSIVDYIFRRLALDYLPYETRAGMGIHTTAERKRYAETGSYEESGAYDDASDVAAELETLNQTAGVDAAVPSPAHSSAELLELQQGQHADAPLCMSCGTKMRPAGSCYVCENCGSTSGCS